One Misgurnus anguillicaudatus chromosome 22, ASM2758022v2, whole genome shotgun sequence DNA segment encodes these proteins:
- the golph3a gene encoding Golgi phosphoprotein 3, whose amino-acid sequence MSTLTQRSSGLVQRRTEASRSAAAADRERGSGDEDYDSRRGDEPDEDDSGDAKETRLTLMEEVLLLGLKDREGYTSFWNDSISSGLRGSMLIELALRGRLQLEACGMRRKSLLVRKVLCKSDAPTGDVLLDEALKHIKDTQPPETVQSWIDLLSGETWNPLKLHYQLRNVRERLAKNLVEKGVLTTEKQNFLLFDMTTHPLTNNNIKQRVIKKVQEAVLDKWVNDPHRMDKRILALIFLAHFSDVLENAFAPLLDDQYDLAMKRVRLLLDLEPEAESMKANTNELFWAVVAAFTK is encoded by the exons ATGAGTACTCTGACCCAGCGGAGCTCTGGCCTGGTGCAGCGCCGCACCGAGGCTTCGCGCAGCGCCGCGGCCGCAGACAGAGAACGCGGATCCGGCGACGAGGACTACGATTCCCGCCGCGGGGACGAGCCGGACGAAGATGACAGCGGCGACGCTAAGGAAACCAGACTGACCCTGATGGAGGAAGTGCTGCTCCTGGGGTTAAAGGACCGTgag GGCTACACCTCCTTCTGGAATGACAGCATTTCATCGGGCCTTCGGGGCAGCATGCTTATTGAGTTGGCTTTACGGGGAAGGTTACAGCTGGAGGCCTGTGGTATGAGGAGGAAAAGCCTGCTTGTCAGGAAG GTTTTATGCAAGTCTGACGCTCCAACGGGGGACGTGCTGTTAGACGAGGCTCTGAAACACATAAAAGACACCCAGCCGCCTGAGACCGTGCAAAGCTGGATTGACTTACTCAGTG gtgAGACATGGAACCCACTAAAACTTCATTATCAGCTGCGCAACGTCCGAGAGCGCCTGGCCAAGAACCTCGTGGAAAAGGGCGTCCTCACCACTGAGAAACAAAACTTTCTTCTCTTTGACATGACCACGCACCCACTTACCAACAATAATATTAAACAGCGCGTTATTAAGAAGGTGCAAGAGGCCGTGCTGGACAAGTGGGTGAACGACCCTCACCGAATGGACAAGCGTATTCTGGCCCTTATTTTCCTCGCCCATTTCTCCGATGTGCTAGAGAACGCATTCGCCCCGCTGCTGGACGACCAGTACGACCTGGCCATGAAAAGAGTACGACTGCTGCTGGACCTCGAACCTGAGGCTGAAAGCATGAAGGCCAACACGAACGAGCTGTTTTGGGCTGTGGTGGCTGCCTTTACCAAATGA